The following are encoded together in the Microbacterium sp. Root553 genome:
- a CDS encoding LysR substrate-binding domain-containing protein, producing MRRNRAAPAQRFPPPKPPKKTAKVVFDEPADTPEEPRTFRLGMVPGATPGKWIDAWKQRMPHVPLELVTIEVADQRSALDDVDAALVRLPLAGDELHVIALYDETPVVIASRESHLLAADELTIADLAGEIVMVPSDDPLGPLDIPGALAPRFAPMPVADAVATAAAGTGILIVPLSLARLHKRKDADHRPLTDGPLSTVALAWRREHTTADVDTFVGIVRGRTSNSSR from the coding sequence GTGCGCCGCAACAGAGCGGCACCAGCCCAGCGGTTCCCGCCGCCCAAGCCCCCGAAGAAGACCGCGAAGGTCGTGTTCGACGAGCCGGCCGACACTCCCGAGGAGCCGCGTACGTTCCGTCTCGGCATGGTCCCCGGCGCGACGCCCGGCAAGTGGATCGACGCCTGGAAGCAGCGGATGCCGCATGTGCCGCTCGAGCTGGTGACGATCGAGGTCGCCGATCAGCGCTCGGCTCTCGATGACGTCGATGCGGCTCTCGTCCGCCTGCCGCTGGCCGGCGACGAGCTGCACGTGATCGCCCTCTATGACGAGACCCCCGTCGTGATCGCCTCCCGCGAATCGCACCTGCTCGCCGCCGACGAGCTCACCATCGCCGACCTCGCCGGTGAGATCGTGATGGTCCCGTCCGACGATCCGCTCGGGCCCCTGGATATCCCCGGGGCGCTGGCGCCCCGTTTCGCCCCGATGCCGGTGGCCGACGCCGTGGCGACCGCCGCCGCCGGAACCGGCATCCTGATCGTGCCGCTCTCGCTGGCGCGACTGCACAAGCGCAAGGACGCCGACCACCGCCCGCTGACCGACGGGCCTCTCTCGACGGTAGCGCTCGCCTGGCGACGCGAGCACACCACCGCCGATGTCGACACGTTCGTCGGGATCGTGCGCGGACGCACCTCCAACTCCTCGCGCTGA
- the purU gene encoding formyltetrahydrofolate deformylase has protein sequence MSQPDTARLLIACDDQPGIVAAVAGVLSTHGANIISLDQHSTDSEGGRFFQRTVIHLPGLSAARPALEADIAQVAERFGMEWSLHDTARRKRVAIFVSKYDHCLLELLWRTQRGQLDIDITMVVSNHPDLAESVRSFGVPFVHIPSGDKESMEQRQLDLLRGNVDLVVLARYMQILTDDFITGLGAPVINIHHSFLPAFIGANPYARAKDRGVKLIGATAHYATADLDEGPIIEQDVTRVTHAESAAQLQSRGADVERQVLARAVQWHAEDRVIVHGRSTVIL, from the coding sequence ATGTCTCAGCCCGACACCGCCCGCCTGCTCATCGCCTGCGACGACCAGCCAGGCATCGTCGCCGCCGTCGCCGGCGTGCTCTCGACCCACGGCGCCAACATCATCTCGCTCGACCAGCACTCGACCGATTCCGAGGGCGGTCGGTTCTTCCAGCGCACGGTCATCCATCTCCCGGGCCTGTCGGCGGCGCGCCCCGCGCTCGAGGCCGACATCGCTCAGGTCGCCGAGCGTTTCGGCATGGAGTGGTCCCTGCACGACACCGCCCGACGCAAGCGCGTCGCGATCTTCGTCTCGAAGTACGACCACTGCCTGCTCGAGCTGCTGTGGCGCACGCAGCGCGGCCAGCTCGACATCGACATCACGATGGTCGTGTCGAATCACCCGGACCTGGCCGAGTCGGTGCGCTCGTTCGGCGTGCCCTTCGTGCACATCCCCTCGGGCGACAAGGAGTCGATGGAGCAGCGCCAGCTCGACCTGCTGCGCGGCAACGTCGACCTGGTGGTGCTCGCGCGGTACATGCAGATCCTCACCGACGACTTCATCACGGGCCTCGGCGCTCCCGTGATCAACATCCACCACTCGTTCCTGCCCGCGTTCATCGGCGCGAACCCGTACGCCAGGGCCAAGGACCGCGGCGTCAAGCTGATCGGTGCGACGGCGCACTACGCCACGGCAGACCTCGACGAGGGCCCCATCATCGAGCAGGACGTGACCCGCGTGACTCACGCCGAGTCGGCTGCGCAGCTGCAGAGCCGCGGTGCGGACGTCGAGCGTCAGGTCCTCGCCCGCGCGGTGCAGTGGCATGCGGAGGACCGCGTGATCGTGCACGGCCGCTCCACCGTCATCCTCTGA
- a CDS encoding glutamine amidotransferase-related protein: protein MASLLYVCVRPELGAADAEHASFRRALDVDVVDRLDLLTERLDPARLARYSGVVVGGSPFNVSDTEKSDVQLRVEADLAQIARRAIDREIAAFFTCFSIGVVTRMLGGEVTSDTPESASAAVISTTDEGAADPVFGPSAPSLTVFTAHKESAVRLPDGAVLLATNDTCPVQAYRVGSHLYAAQFHPEPTPRDFADRMTFYRTTGYFAPEEFDIVQRQVLSASVTEGAALLRRFAETFG, encoded by the coding sequence GTGGCCTCGCTTCTCTACGTCTGTGTGCGCCCCGAGCTCGGGGCGGCCGACGCCGAGCACGCCTCGTTCCGTCGGGCGCTCGACGTCGACGTCGTCGACCGGCTCGACCTGCTCACCGAGCGTCTCGATCCCGCGCGCCTCGCCCGGTACAGCGGCGTCGTGGTGGGCGGCTCGCCCTTCAACGTGAGCGACACCGAGAAGTCCGACGTGCAGCTGCGGGTCGAGGCCGATCTCGCGCAGATCGCCCGCCGGGCCATCGATCGGGAGATCGCCGCGTTCTTCACCTGCTTCAGCATCGGGGTCGTCACCCGGATGCTCGGCGGCGAGGTCACCTCGGACACTCCCGAGTCGGCCAGCGCCGCAGTGATCTCGACGACAGACGAAGGCGCCGCCGACCCGGTGTTCGGCCCGAGCGCTCCCTCGCTGACGGTGTTCACCGCACACAAGGAGAGCGCGGTGCGCCTGCCCGACGGCGCCGTGCTCCTCGCGACGAACGACACCTGCCCGGTGCAGGCCTACCGGGTCGGCTCTCATCTCTACGCGGCGCAGTTCCACCCCGAACCCACGCCGCGGGACTTCGCCGACCGCATGACGTTCTATCGCACCACGGGCTACTTCGCTCCCGAGGAATTCGACATCGTGCAGAGGCAGGTGCTGTCTGCCTCGGTGACGGAGGGCGCGGCCCTGCTCCGCCGCTTCGCGGAGACCTTCGGCTGA
- a CDS encoding DNA-formamidopyrimidine glycosylase family protein, with protein sequence MPEGDTVFRAARRLEEALVGGEVTRFDLRVPRFATADLTGQPIVSSVARGKHLLLRIGDSTLHSHLRMDGAWLVYSAGERWRHPAFKVRAIVGTAQQEAVGIDLAEIELVPTRDEEELVGHLGPDPLGPDWDAAEAVRRVAADTRSIHVALLDQRNVAGFGNEYAAELLFLRGILPTTPAPEVDVAALIELGVRTIRVNRDRRHRTFTGVDRPGQGTWVYGRSGRACRRCGTLIRRGEQGADPTRERITFWCPHCQR encoded by the coding sequence ATGCCCGAGGGCGATACCGTCTTCCGCGCCGCCAGACGCCTCGAGGAGGCCCTGGTCGGTGGCGAGGTGACGCGCTTCGATCTGCGCGTCCCCCGCTTCGCGACCGCTGATCTGACCGGCCAGCCCATCGTCTCCTCCGTGGCGCGCGGCAAGCATCTGCTGCTGCGCATCGGTGACAGCACGCTGCATTCCCATCTGCGCATGGACGGCGCCTGGCTCGTGTACAGCGCGGGCGAGAGATGGCGGCACCCCGCCTTCAAGGTGCGCGCCATCGTCGGGACGGCGCAGCAGGAGGCCGTCGGCATCGACCTCGCGGAGATCGAGCTGGTGCCCACGCGCGACGAGGAGGAGCTGGTCGGACACCTCGGCCCCGATCCGCTCGGCCCGGACTGGGATGCCGCGGAGGCCGTTCGACGGGTCGCCGCCGACACCCGCAGCATCCACGTGGCCCTGCTCGACCAGCGCAACGTCGCGGGCTTCGGCAACGAGTATGCGGCAGAACTCCTGTTCCTGCGCGGAATCCTGCCCACCACCCCGGCACCGGAGGTCGATGTCGCCGCCCTGATCGAGCTCGGCGTGCGGACGATCCGCGTGAACCGGGATCGACGGCACCGGACGTTCACAGGTGTCGACCGACCCGGTCAGGGCACCTGGGTCTACGGGCGGTCCGGACGCGCCTGTCGGCGCTGCGGAACACTCATCAGACGCGGTGAACAGGGTGCCGATCCCACTCGTGAGCGCATCACCTTCTGGTGTCCCCACTGCCAGAGATGA
- a CDS encoding DapH/DapD/GlmU-related protein has protein sequence MGKNYVDIENDQGATLRYRKHANGRGLVAHGAKVHPKAHIEAGAYIEPGARIGAGATVARGAWIEPDAVIGEGAHVDAHAHIGQGAAVGDGAHIGVRTEVGAGARIVRGARIGDDETVAAGLTVATDPKGLWLAA, from the coding sequence GTGGGAAAGAACTACGTCGACATCGAGAACGACCAGGGAGCCACGCTGCGCTATCGCAAGCACGCGAACGGTCGAGGTCTCGTCGCACACGGCGCGAAGGTCCATCCGAAGGCGCACATCGAGGCGGGCGCGTACATCGAGCCCGGCGCACGCATCGGCGCCGGTGCCACCGTCGCCCGTGGTGCCTGGATCGAACCGGATGCCGTGATCGGCGAGGGTGCGCACGTCGACGCGCACGCACACATCGGCCAGGGCGCCGCCGTCGGAGACGGCGCGCACATCGGCGTCCGCACCGAGGTCGGGGCGGGTGCGCGGATCGTACGCGGCGCGCGCATCGGCGACGACGAGACGGTCGCGGCGGGTCTCACCGTGGCGACCGACCCGAAGGGCCTGTGGCTCGCGGCCTGA
- a CDS encoding EI24 domain-containing protein: MIREFAEGVRLLLRGFGTWRRRPGLMALGLVPGVIAAIVLLAGLVPLALSLPVVSDALTPFADGWAPEWRTVLRLAVGVVVFAAALALASAVFSALALAIGDPFYQRIWHAVEIDLGDPPPADGGGFWTAVGEGIRLVLLGILIAILVLLLGLVPLLGGFLGPVSGVVLSGRMLARELTGRAFDARDLSPADRASLFRGSRARVLGFGVATQLCFLIPGGAVAVMPAAVAGATTLARTMLQRTPLPTVTG; encoded by the coding sequence ATGATCCGCGAATTCGCCGAGGGCGTCCGCCTGCTCCTGCGCGGCTTCGGCACGTGGCGTCGCCGACCCGGCCTCATGGCGCTCGGCCTCGTGCCCGGCGTGATCGCCGCGATCGTGCTGCTGGCGGGGCTCGTGCCGCTCGCCCTCTCGCTCCCTGTCGTCTCCGACGCCCTGACCCCTTTCGCCGACGGCTGGGCCCCGGAGTGGCGCACGGTGCTGCGCCTCGCGGTCGGCGTCGTCGTCTTCGCGGCGGCGCTCGCGCTCGCGAGCGCCGTGTTCAGCGCTCTCGCCCTGGCGATCGGCGACCCGTTCTATCAGCGCATCTGGCACGCGGTCGAGATCGACCTCGGTGATCCGCCGCCCGCCGACGGCGGCGGTTTCTGGACGGCGGTCGGCGAGGGCATCCGCCTCGTCCTGCTCGGCATCCTGATCGCGATCCTGGTGCTGCTGCTCGGGCTCGTCCCGCTGCTCGGCGGGTTCCTGGGTCCGGTCTCCGGAGTCGTGCTGTCGGGGCGCATGCTCGCACGCGAGCTCACCGGTCGCGCCTTCGACGCGCGCGACCTCAGCCCGGCCGACCGTGCTTCCCTGTTCCGCGGAAGCAGAGCGCGGGTCCTCGGGTTCGGCGTCGCGACGCAGCTGTGCTTCCTGATCCCCGGCGGTGCCGTCGCCGTCATGCCCGCCGCGGTCGCCGGAGCCACGACGCTCGCGCGCACGATGCTGCAGCGCACTCCGCTCCCCACGGTCACCGGCTGA